One window from the genome of Kaistella carnis encodes:
- a CDS encoding tetratricopeptide repeat protein yields MINTQKAVIAALFFGATTFGYAQETAQATDTVATPTEQAQTTRQNPAVEALKKQIEANPNDTEAIVKLATAYQDAKDWTNALATWNKMSALLPDWAASYYSQAYVFQNMKDEDNAKMSYEKYIAAVKPEEVEANKQNLAYAHFFVAYKLQETDKEQAKQHIAKSLQYDATNEEAKKLNTFLNQ; encoded by the coding sequence ATGATTAACACACAGAAAGCAGTAATTGCTGCATTATTTTTTGGTGCGACTACTTTTGGTTACGCACAGGAAACAGCTCAAGCCACTGACACCGTTGCTACTCCTACGGAGCAAGCGCAAACTACGCGACAAAATCCCGCAGTCGAAGCCTTGAAAAAGCAAATTGAGGCCAATCCGAACGATACAGAAGCCATCGTAAAGCTGGCGACCGCGTATCAGGATGCTAAAGACTGGACAAATGCATTAGCAACTTGGAACAAAATGTCAGCGCTATTGCCAGACTGGGCGGCATCGTATTATAGCCAAGCTTATGTGTTTCAAAATATGAAAGATGAGGATAACGCAAAAATGTCCTACGAAAAGTATATTGCTGCTGTTAAACCGGAAGAGGTAGAAGCGAATAAACAGAATTTAGCATACGCACATTTCTTTGTGGCTTATAAACTTCAGGAGACTGACAAAGAGCAGGCAAAACAACATATTGCAAAATCTTTACAATATGATGCGACAAACGAAGAAGCGAAAAAACTTAATACATTTTTAAATCAATAA
- a CDS encoding nucleoid-associated protein — protein MLTKLIIHKVGNKINQDSLILSQQEYQLDEEYREMLEDFFLKAFKSEEQFQFYGDSYLVNNPIYSSVSEIFEDLAKFQYESENIAEHLYDITENPRVQAGELFIAHFEGEETEGVKIDSIGIFKTENKTPFLKIQPEGETFDIEKDYGIGLTKLDKGCIIYNNFKESGYAVSVVDNNKNGDQYYWFEDFLKVKQRDDEYFHTQETLAVYKDFIVKQLPQEFETTKADQAEFLNKSIEFFKEKEKFDYEEFTKEVLQDANVIESFGNFKSDYEQEMQVSISEDFAINESAVKKQSRGFKSVIKLDKNFSIYVHGDRKMIEQGSDEKGKYYRLYFDEEK, from the coding sequence ATGCTCACTAAACTCATCATTCATAAAGTAGGAAACAAAATCAATCAAGATTCTCTTATTCTGTCGCAGCAAGAATATCAGCTCGATGAAGAATATCGCGAAATGTTGGAGGATTTTTTTCTGAAAGCTTTTAAATCCGAAGAGCAGTTTCAGTTTTACGGCGATTCTTATTTGGTGAACAATCCCATTTACAGCTCGGTTTCAGAGATTTTCGAAGACTTGGCAAAATTTCAATACGAATCTGAAAATATTGCAGAGCATCTTTATGATATAACTGAAAATCCACGCGTGCAAGCCGGCGAACTGTTCATCGCCCACTTTGAAGGCGAGGAAACCGAGGGGGTCAAAATCGATTCGATAGGGATTTTTAAAACGGAGAATAAAACCCCTTTCCTGAAAATACAACCTGAAGGGGAAACATTTGATATTGAAAAAGATTACGGGATCGGACTTACAAAATTAGATAAAGGATGTATCATTTATAATAATTTTAAAGAATCCGGCTATGCCGTTTCGGTGGTGGATAATAATAAAAATGGGGATCAATATTATTGGTTTGAAGATTTTTTGAAAGTAAAACAGCGTGATGACGAATATTTCCATACCCAAGAAACATTGGCGGTGTACAAAGATTTTATTGTCAAACAACTTCCGCAGGAATTTGAAACAACGAAAGCAGACCAGGCAGAATTTCTAAATAAATCAATTGAATTTTTTAAAGAAAAAGAAAAATTCGATTACGAGGAATTTACCAAAGAAGTTTTACAGGATGCAAATGTCATCGAAAGTTTTGGCAATTTTAAATCGGACTATGAACAGGAAATGCAGGTTTCTATTTCAGAAGATTTCGCCATCAATGAATCTGCGGTTAAAAAACAAAGTCGTGGCTTTAAAAGTGTTATTAAACTCGACAAAAACTTCAGTATTTACGTTCATGGTGACCGCAAAATGATCGAGCAGGGAAGTGACGAAAAAGGAAAATATTACCGACTTTATTTTGATGAAGAAAAGTAA
- a CDS encoding HlyD family secretion protein → MSDKTPDNENIIQPGTEANVSHKKHEEKAPQPVKKPKKKSNNVKTTVINLLVFAIAVGGFYWLVKHYFHLGDDNFTNSAQVEEFINPVNTRVAGYIKEIKYTEHEAVKKGDTLVILDDRELRTQLAQAEAAWQNARASRDVTSSSVNTVSNNVNVANANIAGAKARLWNAEQNMNRYKNLLASEAVTRQQYDQVKTEYDATRAAYETLLSQKNSASLATGETRSRLGVNDAEIKRTSAMLDMAKINLSYAVITAPYDGVMGRRLINEGQLVQPGQQVGTIVLNGQKWITANFLESQMPRVKIGEKMNITADALDGKKFIGTVTAISAATGSKYSNVPVDNSTGNFVKVQQRIPVRIEFTADNKKEDVAQLRAGMNVSVTLNKPQ, encoded by the coding sequence ATGTCAGACAAAACTCCCGATAACGAAAATATCATCCAGCCCGGAACTGAAGCAAACGTTTCACACAAAAAGCATGAAGAAAAAGCGCCGCAGCCGGTGAAAAAGCCTAAGAAAAAAAGCAATAATGTGAAAACAACGGTGATCAACCTGCTCGTTTTTGCCATTGCGGTGGGCGGCTTCTACTGGCTGGTGAAACATTATTTTCACCTTGGCGACGATAACTTCACGAACTCCGCACAGGTTGAAGAATTTATCAACCCCGTCAACACGCGCGTTGCCGGGTATATTAAAGAAATAAAATACACCGAACATGAGGCCGTGAAAAAAGGCGATACCCTGGTCATACTGGACGACCGCGAGCTCCGTACCCAATTGGCGCAGGCCGAAGCGGCGTGGCAGAATGCACGGGCTTCGCGGGACGTAACTTCCTCCTCAGTAAATACGGTTTCAAATAACGTGAACGTTGCCAATGCGAACATCGCCGGCGCTAAAGCCCGACTTTGGAATGCAGAACAGAACATGAACCGCTACAAAAACCTGCTGGCTTCGGAAGCGGTGACAAGGCAGCAGTATGATCAGGTCAAAACTGAGTACGATGCGACCAGAGCGGCTTACGAAACATTGCTGAGCCAGAAAAACTCAGCGAGTCTTGCCACCGGCGAAACCCGAAGCCGCCTCGGGGTAAATGACGCCGAGATAAAACGAACCTCCGCAATGCTCGACATGGCCAAAATCAACCTTTCATACGCTGTGATTACCGCCCCTTACGACGGCGTGATGGGCAGAAGGCTGATCAACGAAGGGCAACTGGTACAACCCGGGCAGCAGGTAGGCACCATCGTGCTGAACGGCCAGAAGTGGATCACCGCAAACTTCCTCGAAAGCCAGATGCCGCGCGTTAAAATTGGCGAAAAGATGAATATCACTGCGGATGCTTTAGACGGGAAGAAATTTATCGGTACCGTGACGGCCATTTCTGCTGCTACTGGATCGAAATATTCGAATGTTCCGGTCGATAATTCCACAGGAAACTTTGTTAAAGTACAGCAGCGGATTCCGGTTCGGATTGAATTTACCGCAGATAATAAAAAAGAAGATGTGGCGCAGCTCCGTGCCGGGATGAATGTGAGTGTGACTTTAAATAAACCGCAATAA
- a CDS encoding phosphatase PAP2 family protein: protein MVQYFKDYYHNNSAKLPISVLFFVLAIVIFAVITDEVILEKEETIDFLVFKFFKRYIITDHLTPQMYMISQFSSVTLMKIAYPFLIGILLVFKYYRKAIFTFFAGVGGLALIYFMKMFFERARPLDPILYREESFSFPSGHATFSFIFYGTMAYFIWLTNLPKIWKIIAMTFLILLSLTIGFSRIYLHVHYASDVLGGFCLGYSWLFLMIYTFRRWFPLT from the coding sequence ATGGTTCAATATTTTAAAGATTATTATCATAATAACTCCGCAAAATTGCCGATATCAGTGCTGTTCTTTGTTCTGGCAATTGTCATTTTCGCCGTGATTACGGATGAAGTTATTTTGGAGAAAGAAGAAACAATTGATTTTTTGGTTTTTAAATTTTTTAAGAGATATATAATTACAGATCACTTAACACCGCAAATGTATATGATCAGCCAGTTTTCTTCGGTAACTTTGATGAAAATTGCGTATCCATTTTTAATTGGGATTTTACTGGTTTTTAAATATTACCGCAAAGCGATTTTTACATTTTTTGCCGGCGTAGGCGGATTAGCTCTTATTTATTTCATGAAAATGTTTTTTGAAAGAGCACGGCCCTTGGATCCCATCCTTTACCGGGAAGAAAGTTTTAGTTTTCCCAGTGGTCATGCAACTTTCAGTTTTATTTTTTATGGGACAATGGCTTATTTTATTTGGCTCACGAACTTGCCCAAGATTTGGAAAATCATAGCGATGACCTTCTTGATATTGCTTTCCCTAACGATAGGATTTAGCCGAATTTACCTTCATGTACATTATGCAAGCGATGTTTTGGGCGGATTCTGCCTTGGCTATTCCTGGTTGTTTTTGATGATTTATACATTTCGAAGATGGTTTCCTTTGACTTAA
- a CDS encoding DNA-formamidopyrimidine glycosylase family protein, protein MPEGPSILFLKNKLQRYKGKTVSEASGYGEMDKSQINNIKLLDIETYGKNLLFVFKDFFVGVHLGLFGSMLVNKRKKVNASFALHFASDEINFYVAKTKFYEGKPTDHFNFKTDILKPEFDEDFVLNELQNKHAEEMIGDVLMDQHLFAGVGNIIRIEALYHAKIHPESIVKAIPEKKLIFLLKMIVDYAEEFLNLLKTDGVKEAALIYGKKICPKDKTELIIEEMGKVKRKTYVCKKCQKLFT, encoded by the coding sequence ATGCCAGAAGGACCTTCCATACTTTTTCTTAAAAATAAACTCCAGCGCTACAAAGGAAAAACCGTTTCAGAAGCTTCGGGCTATGGCGAAATGGATAAATCGCAAATCAACAATATCAAATTGCTGGATATCGAAACATACGGCAAAAATTTGCTTTTTGTTTTTAAAGACTTTTTTGTAGGCGTCCATTTGGGTTTATTTGGCAGTATGCTCGTGAATAAAAGGAAAAAAGTGAATGCCAGCTTTGCGCTTCATTTCGCTTCCGATGAAATTAATTTTTATGTGGCTAAAACCAAATTCTATGAAGGCAAGCCTACGGATCACTTCAATTTTAAAACCGATATTCTAAAACCGGAGTTTGATGAAGATTTTGTCTTAAATGAACTTCAAAACAAACATGCCGAGGAAATGATTGGTGATGTTTTAATGGATCAGCATTTATTTGCAGGCGTAGGAAATATCATCAGAATTGAAGCGCTCTATCACGCAAAGATCCATCCTGAAAGTATCGTAAAAGCCATTCCGGAGAAAAAATTAATTTTCCTTCTCAAGATGATCGTGGATTATGCGGAAGAGTTTCTGAATTTACTCAAAACTGACGGTGTGAAAGAAGCTGCTCTTATTTATGGCAAGAAAATCTGCCCGAAAGACAAAACGGAACTGATCATTGAAGAAATGGGAAAAGTGAAACGTAAAACCTATGTCTGTAAAAAGTGTCAGAAATTATTTACATAA
- a CDS encoding AraC family transcriptional regulator, translating into MEYPIQIFDTGNIFDFIAVGRPHHPKNPAFLILKKGKLIFTESLNSIKLGENCVALIDSRQVYELQEISENPEILVIAFAREYTEKLPLKINRLNAFVYFRNELVRNFCLEPKAFTRIWNNAELLQSMLENGDSSANREEIIRHLFSAAVYQFGDIISQHSNFSKNKVSRKQEITLQFLKNVGEHFLQEREVTWYAEKQFITSRHLSALLKEVTGKTAGQIIAAYVMKEAKALLSSTEKSMYEISMDLKFSDQYSFGHFFKKHSGESPAVYRRRFKN; encoded by the coding sequence TTGGAATACCCTATCCAGATTTTTGATACCGGGAATATTTTTGATTTTATCGCGGTGGGCAGGCCGCATCATCCTAAAAATCCCGCTTTTCTTATTCTGAAAAAAGGAAAGCTTATTTTTACCGAAAGCCTGAACAGCATCAAACTCGGCGAGAATTGTGTGGCACTGATCGATTCGCGACAGGTATATGAACTTCAGGAAATAAGCGAAAACCCGGAAATACTGGTAATCGCATTTGCGCGTGAATACACAGAAAAGCTCCCCCTGAAGATCAACCGGCTGAATGCTTTTGTCTATTTCCGAAACGAACTGGTTCGCAATTTCTGTCTTGAACCTAAAGCCTTCACCAGAATCTGGAATAATGCAGAACTTTTGCAGAGCATGCTTGAAAACGGGGATTCATCTGCCAATCGCGAGGAGATTATCCGGCATCTCTTTTCGGCCGCGGTGTATCAGTTTGGGGATATTATTTCCCAACATTCTAATTTTTCAAAAAATAAGGTATCACGTAAACAGGAAATAACCCTGCAGTTTCTGAAAAACGTTGGTGAACATTTTCTGCAGGAGCGCGAAGTAACTTGGTATGCTGAAAAACAATTTATTACTTCCAGACATCTCTCGGCGCTTTTAAAGGAAGTGACTGGCAAAACGGCAGGGCAGATTATTGCGGCCTACGTGATGAAGGAAGCAAAAGCATTGCTTTCTTCCACGGAAAAGAGTATGTACGAGATTTCCATGGATCTTAAGTTCAGCGACCAGTATTCATTCGGGCATTTTTTCAAGAAGCACTCAGGCGAAAGTCCGGCTGTTTACCGCAGGCGTTTTAAAAACTAA
- a CDS encoding TolC family protein, with amino-acid sequence MKLKNTLTLLLLSLFFFQATAQTTERTLQLDEVVQMALENHTQLKLSSENILIARQQTKNAALQKLPSITASANAFYLGDALILDKDLSKIATVSMPHFGNTYSIQASELIFKGGLVKKSIEVSELREQLAELDLEKDEQNIKFLVMSNYLDIQRIINQKNVFLNNRKLATERLENVKKFYKQGMVTRNEIIRGELLLKNLEQGILSLDNNRASLNYQLATAIGLSPDVLIVPTASLSVVAADEGLNYYLDRAHQNHPALQYAQTGIELANKNIEIINTDKKPTIGVFGGYDMARPVTSSLPAQDFYTNTWQAGLSISYNIDNLYKTKEKEQLGKLQLNQARNVLVLQQENLDVQTNAAYLKWQEAVQQARLNKESEELASENYKIIEAKYLNQLALQADMIDATNAKLEAELQYANSEINVQYQYYNLLKTTGTL; translated from the coding sequence ATGAAACTGAAAAACACGCTGACTTTATTATTGCTGAGTCTGTTTTTTTTCCAAGCCACCGCTCAAACCACGGAACGCACCTTACAGCTGGACGAGGTGGTGCAAATGGCTCTCGAAAATCATACGCAGCTTAAGCTTTCGTCAGAAAACATCCTGATTGCGCGCCAGCAGACCAAAAATGCAGCGCTGCAGAAACTGCCCAGCATCACCGCTTCTGCCAACGCCTTTTATCTGGGTGATGCGCTGATCCTCGATAAAGACCTGTCTAAAATTGCAACCGTAAGCATGCCGCATTTTGGCAATACCTACAGCATTCAGGCGTCTGAACTCATCTTTAAAGGCGGGCTCGTGAAAAAATCGATTGAAGTTTCAGAACTGCGCGAACAACTTGCTGAACTCGATCTTGAGAAAGATGAGCAGAATATTAAGTTTCTTGTGATGTCGAATTATCTCGATATTCAAAGGATTATCAACCAGAAGAATGTGTTTCTGAACAACCGCAAACTCGCTACTGAACGCCTTGAGAACGTAAAGAAATTTTATAAGCAGGGCATGGTGACGCGGAATGAGATCATACGTGGCGAACTGCTGCTGAAGAACCTGGAGCAGGGAATACTGTCGCTCGACAACAACCGTGCAAGTTTAAATTATCAGTTAGCTACCGCTATAGGACTTTCGCCCGATGTTCTTATTGTGCCCACTGCATCACTCAGCGTGGTGGCGGCCGATGAGGGGCTGAACTATTATTTAGACCGGGCTCATCAGAATCATCCGGCCTTACAATATGCGCAGACCGGAATTGAACTCGCCAACAAAAACATCGAGATCATCAATACCGATAAAAAACCCACCATCGGGGTCTTTGGCGGCTACGATATGGCGCGGCCCGTTACAAGTTCGCTTCCTGCGCAGGATTTTTACACCAACACGTGGCAGGCCGGACTCAGCATCAGCTATAATATCGACAACCTTTATAAAACCAAAGAAAAGGAGCAGCTGGGGAAACTGCAGCTCAACCAGGCCAGAAACGTGCTTGTGCTGCAGCAGGAAAATCTTGATGTGCAGACCAACGCCGCCTATCTCAAATGGCAGGAAGCGGTGCAACAGGCGCGTCTTAACAAAGAAAGCGAAGAACTTGCGAGTGAAAATTATAAAATCATAGAAGCCAAATACCTTAACCAGCTCGCGCTACAGGCCGATATGATCGATGCTACAAACGCCAAACTCGAAGCCGAACTGCAATATGCCAACAGCGAGATCAACGTGCAGTACCAGTATTACAATTTATTGAAAACAACAGGAACTTTATAA
- a CDS encoding T9SS type A sorting domain-containing protein, which translates to MKRIFTVLSAGLFTMSFAQQNLVKDISSSNPQVYHTVSKSVAGCIQEVPSNNLQNGSVLGDVINQAIAADILVPSGDSFTISSIKVNLIGASSFVNLIFYSDIDGKPGAVVDILNNVNTNSVMIGTNYGFDYYRHTVNLSAPLTLSGGTKFWMEVQSDARAWENQNAVVSGSNFAYRNSSTSQVWMLNGVGEEVVYTLEGNCAVLGVDNTEFGKLAFYPNPVKSTITFAEKVSQISLFDMTGKSVKSILTNANTVDLSFLTKGNYIIQYTTKSGKKVSNKLIKY; encoded by the coding sequence ATGAAAAGGATTTTTACTGTTTTAAGTGCAGGTCTTTTTACCATGAGTTTTGCACAACAAAACTTAGTAAAAGATATAAGCTCAAGCAACCCACAGGTTTACCATACGGTCTCTAAAAGTGTAGCAGGGTGCATTCAAGAAGTACCCTCAAATAACCTTCAGAATGGGTCAGTGCTAGGAGATGTAATCAATCAGGCGATTGCAGCAGACATTCTGGTACCGTCTGGAGACAGCTTTACTATTTCCAGCATTAAAGTTAATCTGATTGGAGCTTCCAGTTTTGTAAATTTGATCTTTTACAGTGATATTGACGGGAAACCGGGAGCAGTTGTTGACATCTTAAATAATGTGAACACAAATTCAGTAATGATTGGGACGAACTATGGATTTGATTATTATCGGCATACGGTCAACCTTTCTGCACCACTCACGCTCTCCGGCGGAACGAAATTCTGGATGGAAGTTCAAAGCGATGCAAGGGCTTGGGAAAATCAAAATGCCGTAGTATCGGGCAGTAATTTCGCGTATAGAAACTCCAGTACTTCACAAGTGTGGATGCTAAACGGAGTTGGCGAGGAAGTCGTATATACTTTGGAAGGTAACTGCGCAGTTCTTGGAGTTGACAATACTGAATTCGGCAAGTTGGCGTTCTATCCAAATCCCGTTAAAAGCACCATTACCTTTGCCGAAAAAGTTTCGCAAATTTCTCTATTCGACATGACTGGAAAATCTGTAAAATCGATATTAACAAATGCGAATACCGTAGATTTATCATTTTTAACAAAAGGAAACTACATTATTCAGTACACCACCAAATCCGGTAAAAAAGTCAGCAATAAGTTGATTAAATATTAA
- a CDS encoding HipA N-terminal domain-containing protein, whose translation MPVSEKIYKEKRIFPFFEGLIPEGWLLEIAAES comes from the coding sequence ATGCCGGTTTCAGAAAAAATTTATAAGGAAAAACGAATTTTTCCTTTTTTTGAAGGATTAATTCCTGAAGGTTGGTTGTTAGAAATTGCTGCAGAAAGTTGA
- a CDS encoding T9SS type A sorting domain-containing protein has protein sequence MKRIFTFLSVGMFTLGFAQEQLSNGQTASNPRIYKNVETVLASCTQNVPSNNFENGSLFIGTGNQSIAADILVNSGEQYKISTIKLNLAGPATYINLVIYSDINGKPGTVLQTLNNVEIANSTVIGANFGYNFYRHTINLPTPILLSNATKFWFEVKSDAFAWENQTLVTVGSKMAFKNNSTSQEWLISSGAEMVYTLEGECGAVLGVDDSSVSKLAFYPNPVKNTIKFAEKVSNVTIFDMTGKSVKSFLTNTDAVDLSSLAKGNYIIQYTTKSGKKVSNKLIKE, from the coding sequence ATGAAAAGAATCTTTACTTTTTTAAGTGTAGGAATGTTTACTCTGGGTTTCGCACAGGAGCAATTATCAAATGGCCAAACAGCTTCCAATCCGCGCATCTACAAAAACGTTGAAACCGTTTTAGCGTCATGCACTCAGAATGTACCCTCTAATAATTTTGAAAATGGTTCTCTATTTATTGGAACTGGCAATCAATCAATCGCTGCAGATATTTTAGTAAATTCAGGAGAGCAATATAAAATATCTACGATTAAGCTTAACCTTGCAGGTCCTGCAACTTATATAAATCTGGTAATTTACAGTGATATCAATGGTAAGCCAGGTACTGTTTTACAAACGCTAAACAATGTTGAAATCGCTAATTCAACGGTGATCGGCGCTAATTTTGGGTATAATTTCTACCGTCACACGATTAACTTACCAACTCCGATTTTGCTGTCGAATGCCACCAAGTTTTGGTTTGAGGTTAAAAGCGATGCATTCGCTTGGGAAAACCAAACGCTGGTCACAGTAGGATCCAAAATGGCTTTTAAAAATAACAGCACCAGCCAAGAGTGGCTAATCAGTAGCGGAGCAGAAATGGTTTATACTTTAGAGGGAGAGTGTGGTGCTGTCTTAGGTGTCGATGATTCATCCGTAAGCAAATTGGCATTTTATCCGAATCCGGTAAAAAACACCATTAAATTTGCAGAGAAGGTTTCGAATGTTACTATTTTTGACATGACGGGAAAATCTGTAAAATCTTTTTTAACAAATACGGACGCAGTTGATTTATCTTCTTTAGCTAAAGGAAACTATATTATTCAGTACACCACCAAATCCGGTAAAAAAGTCAGCAATAAGTTGATTAAAGAGTAA
- a CDS encoding MFS transporter encodes MSDYNKGLYKSWVPKPLQLLLILVFTILIMTLNPVNSGNISMMVGDLGIMPDYLMMANFASFIGMATAMPLILRVKMRFRTKEIMVTSLAVSAVLSFVIATTNVAEIIIASALIMGFFKMFMMLEFILPLMFILSPDGKRGRFYAIFYPFSIITGNVAGYYLSKLAYHTTWQYPHLLTAGLCLVLIMITVIFQHNQRFARKLPFSQVDWLSMVFFAGTFLFMAYFLSFGKTLNWFEDSAIRVSFWGTLISFVLLALRQLSLKRSYISFGIFTKSNVQSGLLMLLFTGVFLGASSLQSSFAVGILGYDMVTNSSLSIMMIPGVILAGVVAFYWFKAERSLKMLVFSGFAAFFLNSVMMYFMMVPELSYISWLLPMILKGYGLCALFIVVWYYTCDKLEMEAMLQAIGLILVFRSFVATAVFSSFLSWLQYQFQWESVQNLAVYMDGNLMSAQTALSGYKSIQLNAILAANKKVYGLICIAAIGMMIYVLQHHFGKVRFLRFRWAKARFTGALRRRKIVNVKIFRERIEESEDVTGA; translated from the coding sequence ATGTCGGATTATAACAAAGGGCTATATAAAAGTTGGGTACCTAAACCATTGCAGCTTCTGCTTATTCTGGTATTCACCATTCTGATCATGACGCTGAATCCGGTGAACAGCGGGAATATCAGTATGATGGTCGGCGATCTCGGCATTATGCCCGACTATCTGATGATGGCCAATTTCGCCTCTTTTATCGGAATGGCCACTGCAATGCCGCTGATACTGAGGGTGAAGATGAGATTCCGGACTAAAGAAATCATGGTGACTTCACTGGCCGTGTCGGCGGTGCTGTCTTTCGTGATCGCTACGACCAATGTCGCAGAAATCATTATTGCTTCAGCACTCATCATGGGATTTTTTAAGATGTTCATGATGCTGGAATTTATCCTTCCTTTGATGTTCATTTTAAGTCCGGACGGCAAACGGGGCCGCTTTTACGCGATATTTTACCCTTTTTCCATCATCACCGGAAATGTTGCGGGCTACTACCTTTCCAAATTAGCCTATCACACCACGTGGCAATACCCGCACCTGCTTACGGCGGGGCTTTGTCTGGTGCTGATCATGATTACGGTGATCTTCCAGCATAACCAGCGTTTCGCACGCAAACTGCCCTTCTCGCAGGTCGACTGGCTGAGCATGGTCTTTTTTGCGGGCACATTTCTATTTATGGCCTATTTTCTGTCGTTTGGTAAAACCCTTAACTGGTTCGAGGATTCTGCGATCCGTGTTTCGTTCTGGGGTACGCTGATCAGTTTTGTGCTGCTCGCACTGCGCCAACTCAGTTTAAAAAGAAGTTATATCTCCTTTGGCATCTTCACCAAGAGCAATGTGCAAAGCGGCTTGCTGATGCTGCTGTTCACCGGCGTATTTCTGGGCGCGAGTTCGCTTCAGAGCTCATTTGCCGTCGGAATACTCGGTTATGATATGGTGACGAATTCGTCACTGAGCATCATGATGATTCCCGGGGTGATTTTAGCAGGAGTGGTGGCTTTCTACTGGTTTAAAGCCGAACGGTCCCTGAAGATGTTGGTATTCTCCGGTTTTGCTGCTTTTTTCCTCAACAGTGTGATGATGTATTTTATGATGGTACCGGAACTCAGCTACATCAGTTGGCTGCTGCCCATGATTCTCAAAGGTTACGGCTTATGTGCACTTTTTATCGTAGTGTGGTATTATACGTGCGATAAGCTGGAGATGGAAGCAATGCTTCAGGCCATTGGGCTGATCCTTGTATTCCGGAGTTTCGTGGCGACGGCAGTATTCTCATCATTCTTATCCTGGCTGCAATATCAGTTCCAGTGGGAAAGTGTACAAAATCTGGCGGTGTATATGGACGGAAATTTAATGTCGGCGCAAACCGCTTTATCAGGTTACAAAAGCATACAGCTCAACGCGATCTTAGCCGCCAACAAAAAGGTTTACGGCCTGATCTGCATTGCGGCGATAGGAATGATGATCTATGTACTGCAACATCATTTCGGAAAAGTGAGATTCTTGAGGTTCCGGTGGGCTAAAGCCAGATTTACCGGAGCCTTACGCAGGAGAAAAATCGTTAACGTAAAAATATTTCGTGAAAGAATAGAAGAGTCAGAAGACGTCACGGGGGCGTAA
- the cysK gene encoding cysteine synthase A, giving the protein MKIQNILESIGNTPIVKLNKLFSDHEVWMKLERQNPGGSIKDRIALAMIEKAEKDGKINKDTLIIEPTSGNTGVGLAMVCAVKGYQLVLVMPESMSVERRKLMSSYGASFVLTPKEKGTSGAIAKALEMAEEIQNSWIPQQFENDANPQIHAKTTAQEILNDFPEGFDYLITGVGTGGHITGVTEVLKEKFPGLKSFAVEPKDSPVISGGAPGPHPLQGIGAGFVPKVLNTEILEGTIEVEKAEAFEFTRRLASEEGILGGISTGASLAAVNKKLAEIPAGSKILTFNYDTGERYWSVEGLFEENSYKG; this is encoded by the coding sequence ATGAAAATTCAGAATATATTAGAATCCATCGGAAATACGCCGATCGTTAAACTTAATAAACTTTTTTCTGACCACGAGGTTTGGATGAAACTGGAACGACAAAATCCGGGCGGAAGCATTAAGGACCGAATTGCTTTGGCCATGATTGAAAAAGCAGAGAAAGACGGAAAAATCAATAAAGACACCTTGATCATTGAACCAACTTCCGGAAACACGGGCGTAGGTTTAGCAATGGTTTGCGCTGTAAAAGGATATCAGTTGGTTTTGGTGATGCCCGAAAGCATGAGTGTTGAACGAAGAAAACTCATGAGCTCTTATGGAGCATCCTTCGTTTTGACGCCAAAAGAAAAAGGAACCTCCGGTGCCATCGCGAAAGCCCTGGAAATGGCAGAAGAAATACAAAACTCCTGGATTCCTCAGCAATTTGAAAACGATGCAAATCCACAAATTCATGCAAAAACAACAGCTCAGGAAATTTTAAATGATTTCCCGGAAGGTTTTGATTACCTCATCACGGGAGTGGGAACAGGTGGACATATTACGGGAGTCACTGAAGTGCTGAAAGAAAAATTTCCCGGTCTAAAAAGTTTTGCTGTTGAGCCGAAAGATTCACCGGTTATTTCCGGTGGCGCTCCAGGTCCGCATCCTTTACAGGGAATCGGAGCCGGATTTGTTCCCAAAGTATTAAATACGGAAATTCTTGAGGGAACCATCGAAGTAGAAAAGGCAGAAGCTTTTGAGTTTACAAGGAGACTGGCAAGTGAAGAAGGAATTTTAGGTGGAATTTCCACCGGTGCATCGTTAGCAGCGGTTAACAAAAAACTGGCAGAAATTCCTGCAGGATCTAAAATCCTTACTTTTAACTACGATACCGGAGAACGATACTGGTCGGTAGAAGGACTCTTTGAAGAAAACAGTTACAAAGGGTAA